A single region of the Neodiprion pinetum isolate iyNeoPine1 chromosome 5, iyNeoPine1.2, whole genome shotgun sequence genome encodes:
- the Aos1 gene encoding SUMO-activating enzyme subunit 1 yields MMTEEMDGNIIELTDAEAELYDRQIRLWGLESQKRLRAAKILLIGLNGFGAEVAKNIILAGVKSITFLDNRELSQLDLCAQFLAPKNAIGKNRAEASLERAQTLNPMVEVAVDTESVDDKPDKFFENFDVVCASECSLTQLKRINRACRKNGVKFFAGDVWGTFGYTFADLGKHDFVEDVVQSKKIQSSEAGEPALAKVKFETITTTVKKSITFVPFETILDTCDLPRDGEPYYLLKILLNYREKHGHDPLPSERDTDSLKKEAAVIIDKYKLGDKIDHLICENLYAQISPVCAIVGGVMAQEIIKTVSQKQSPHNNLFLFNPDTMCGKILCLGQK; encoded by the exons ATGATGACCGAGGAGATGGACGGTAATATAATCGAGCTCACGGATGCCGAGGCTGAACTTTACGATAGACAGATTCGACTCTGGGGTCTCGAATCTCAGAAACG ATTGAGGGCGGCGAAGATTCTGCTCATCGGTTTAAACGGATTCGGGGCAGAAGTAGCCAAAAACATTATTTTGGCAGGTGTCAAGTCAATAACATTCCTAGACAACAGAGAACTGTCACAGCTCGACTTATGTGCGCAGTTCTTGGCGCCGAAAAATGCTATTGGAAAAAAT CGAGCCGAGGCATCACTGGAAAGAGCACAGACCCTGAATCCGATGGTGGAAGTGGCCGTAGACACAGAGAGTGTTGATGACAAGCCCGATAAGTTTTTTGAGAACTTTGACGTTGTGTGCGCGTCCGAATGCTCATTGACGCAGCTGAAACGCATAAATCGGGCCTGCCGTAAGAACGGGGTGAAATTCTTCGCTGGTGACGTCTGGGGTACTTTCGGATACACCTTTGCAGATCTGGGAAAGCATGACTTTGTCGA GGACGTCGTTCAGTCTAAAAAAATCCAGTCGTCCGAGGCGGGTGAGCCAGCGCTGGCtaaagtaaaatttgaaactatTACGACGACtgtgaaaaaatcgataactTTTGTACCGTTCGAAACTATACTCGATACATGTGATTTGCCGCGAGATGGAGAGCCCTACTACTTGCTGAAGA TATTACTCAATTATCGAGAGAAACATGGACACGATCCTTTACCAAGCGAGCgagataccgacagtttgaaaAAGGAGGCTGCAGTCATCATCGACAAGTACAAACTCGGTGACAAAATCGATCATCTAATATG TGAGAATCTCTACGCGCAAATAAGTCCGGTTTGCGCGATCGTCGGCGGGGTAATGGCACAGGAGATAATAAAAACCGTGTCGCAAAAACAATCGCCGCACAACAACCTCTTCCTTTTTAATCCCGATACGATGTGCGGTAAGATCCTATGCTTGggtcaaaaataa
- the LOC124220201 gene encoding FERRY endosomal RAB5 effector complex subunit 3, whose amino-acid sequence MGEERIERVFKFKFPTCTTGQDYELEIPLKIPHDGCIKELTHRLISAFKLPCYVEDDLQKALEIAVKRWTLEFHDDRSERLIKAAQSGDLDVDEVIKNWEKLYKEKTTAYAEPIGTTDEELFAAAYHRLVHSPSLETILQAEHEFGRAVTEVVRMRDTEFEKLTQKQTDEVKVAVETLEAGSTERSINEMLGRHFEEQSLLQGHWGSRVDALKLEQRRQYRNWIMRLLEEQQTSMLPTPVNSPIVQMPPLRATLGDFGDRNDKGAADFPQLEESFTIHLGSQMKQMHNIRIMTGDVFDFCKTKHGDSGMDPTPQRLQTALGLYSNDLCGLVLLTDNHVASYSGITKELCSICQMTTEFHFPSFDEQLEKLRDDVKDVVTWRQAHQREGSDPQAKKSTGSKSLQIGDVFITRHSNLAQVHVIFHMVVQDSLRSGEINSRHPAILGLRNILKTACSNDVTTLTIPVLLVHEMSGDMTVAWCTKRAELVFKCVKGFMIEMASWGGAELKNLQFLVPKGMSEEVFGTLATMLPSIFRVSNPLVFKATDTLQTPKK is encoded by the exons ATGGGCGAGGAACGGATCGAGCGCgtgttcaaattcaaattcccGACTTGCACCACGGGTCAGGACTACGAGCTTGAGATTCCTCTGAAGATCCCACACGATGGATGTATCAAGGAGCTTACTCACCGATTAATTTCCGCTTTCAAGCTGCCCTGCTACGTTGAGGACGACCTTCAGAAGGCTCTCGAGATCGCGGTGAAACGGTGGACTCTTGAATTCCACGACGACAGGTCGGAGCGCCTCATAAAAGCGGCGCAATCTGGTGACCTCGACGTAGACGAGGTGATCAAAAACTGGGAAAAACTGTACAAAGAAAAGACGACTGCCTATGCCGAACCCATTGGGACGACCGACGAGGAACTGTTCGCTGCCGCCTATCACAGACTCGTACACTCGCCCTCTCTCGAAACGATTCTTCAGGCTGAACACGAGTTTGGCAGAGCGGTGACCGAGGTTGTTCGGATGAGGGACACGGAGTTTGAGAAGTTGACGCAAAA ACAAACCGACGAGGTCAAGGTAGCCGTGGAGACGTTGGAAGCCGGATCGACGGAAAGATCGATAAATGAGATGCTTGGAAGGCACTTCGAGGAGCAGAGTCTACTTCAAGGCCACTGGGGCTCCAGGGTAGACGCGCTGAAGCTTGAGCAGCGGAGGCAGTACCGAAACTGGATCATGCGGCTGCTGGAAGAGCAACAGACCAGCATGCTACCGACACCAGT AAACTCCCCGATTGTGCAGATGCCACCGCTCCGCGCGACCCTCGGAGACTTTGGCGATAGGAACGACAAAGGAGCCGCGGATTTCCCGCAGCTAGAAGAGAGCTTCACGATACACCTTGGTTCCCAGATGAAGCAGATGCACAACATACGAATCATGACGGGGGATGTGTTCGACTTTTGCAAAACTAAACACGGGGACTCGGG AATGGACCCCACCCCGCAGAGACTCCAGACTGCCCTCGGTCTCTATTCGAACGACCTCTGTGGCCTCGTACTTTTGACCGACAACCACGTAGCCAGTTATTCAGGGATAACTAAAG AACTCTGCTCAATATGTCAAATGACCACGGAATTTCACTTCCCGTCTTTTGATGAACAGCTTGAAAAACTTCGCGATGATGTCAAGGATGTTGTGACATGGAGACAGGCTCACCAAAGGGAAGGAAGCGATCCCCAG GCGAAGAAATCAACTGGAAGTAAGAGTCTGCAAATTGGAGACGTTTTTATAACACGGCATTCAAACCTAGCTCAGGTTCACGTAATATTTCATATGGTGGTTCAGGACTCCTTAAGATCAG GAGAAATTAACTCCCGGCACCCGGCGATCTTAGGTCTAAGGAACATACTGAAAACTGCCTGCAGCAACGACGTCACTACTCTGACCATACCAGTCCTATTAGTCCACGAAATGTCTGGG GATATGACTGTGGCTTGGTGTACAAAACGAGCAGAGCTAGTTTTCAAATGTGTCAAGGGTTTCATGATCGAAATGGCGTCTTGGGGAGGTGCCGAATTGAAGAACTTACAATTCTTGGTCCCGAAG